One part of the Dioscorea cayenensis subsp. rotundata cultivar TDr96_F1 chromosome 2, TDr96_F1_v2_PseudoChromosome.rev07_lg8_w22 25.fasta, whole genome shotgun sequence genome encodes these proteins:
- the LOC120270352 gene encoding LOW QUALITY PROTEIN: tetraspanin-10 (The sequence of the model RefSeq protein was modified relative to this genomic sequence to represent the inferred CDS: deleted 1 base in 1 codon) gives MSTGTSTFVIRWINFLTMILAIAVICFGVWMSTHHDACRRTLTLPVLGLGALIFVVSLIGFLGALKNVSWLLWIYLIMLCFILVGILVFTVLAFIVTNNGSGHAVTGLRYKEYHLQDYSSWFLRRLNNTRNWRRLKSCLVKLEDCNNLPKRYKTLKAYKSAELSPIEAGCCRPPSECGYPAVNASYYDLSYHPVSSNKDCKTYKNSQNIKCYNCDSCKAGVAQYMKIEWRVVAIFNLILFVILAAVYFVGCCARRNVAQNSSSKIGGR, from the exons ATGAGCACAGGAACCAGCACCTTTGTCATCAGATGGATCAACTTTCTCACCATG ATTTTGGCAATAGCTGTTATTTGTTTCGGTGTTTGGATGAGCACTCACCATGATGCATGCCGGCGGACATTAACTCTTCCGGTTCTTGGTCTCGGCGCTTTAATTTTCGTAGT ATCTCTGATCGGTTTCCTTGGCGCATTGAAGAATGTTTCTTGGCTGTTGTGGATT TATCTAATAATGTTGTGCTTCATTCTAGTTGGAATTCTAGTATTTACGGTATTGGC GTTTATCGTCACGAATAATGGGTCTGGTCATGCTGTTACTGGACTGAG GTATAAAGAATACCATCTTCAAGATTATAGTTCTTGGTTCTTAAGAAGA TTAAATAACACTCGAAACTGGCGACGCTTGAAGAGTTGCCTTGTGAAATTAGAAGATTGCAATAATTTGCCGAAGAGATACAAG ACCCTGAAAGCTTATAAATCAGCAGAATTATCTCCCATTGAGGCCGGCTGCTGTCGGCCACCATCAGA aTGTGGTTACCCGGCAGTAAATGCGTCGTATTATGATCTGAGCTACCATCCTGTGAGCAGCAACAAAGATTgcaaaacatacaaaaattcaCAGAACATCAAGTGTTACAACTGTGATTCTTGCAA GGCTGGAGTTGCACAATATATGAAAATCGAGTGGCGAGTGGTcgcaatttttaatttgatccTTTTTGTCATTTTG GCTGCTGTTTACTTC GTCGGATGCTGTGCAAGGAGAAATGTTGCTCAGAATAGTTCTTCCAAGATCGGCGGCCGATGA
- the LOC120269401 gene encoding proliferating cell nuclear antigen-like, with translation MFEVRLVQGSVLKKVVEAIRELVTDANFDCSSTGLSLQAMDSSHVALVALLLRSDGFEHFRCDRNVSMGMNLANVSKILRTAGNDDIITLKADDDGDVLTFMFESPNQDRISDIEMKLMDIKSEHLGIPDAEYEAVVKMPSQEFLRICKDLSNIGDTVVISVTKEGVKFSTRGDIGNANIVCRQNTTVDKPEDSTTIQMKEPVSLMFALRYMNSFTKATSLSSSVTISMSSDLPIVVEYKIADMGYLRFYLAPKIEDDEDQA, from the exons ATGTTCGAGGTGCGGCTGGTGCAAGGGAGTGTGCTCAAGAAGGTCGTCGAGGCCATACGGGAGCTCGTCACCGATGCCAATTTCGACTGCTCCTCCACCGGCCTCTCCCTCCAGGCCATGGACTCGAGCCATGTCGCCCTTGTTGCTCTTCTCCTCCGATCTGATGGTTTCGAGCACTTCCGGTGCGACCGTAACGTCTCCATGGGCATGAACCTCGCCAATGTCTCCAAGATACTCCGCACCGCTGGCAATGACGACATCATCACTCTCAAGGCTGACGACGATGGTGATGTCCTCACCTTCATGTTCGAGAGCCCTA ATCAAGATAGGATATCAGATATTGAGATGAAATTGATGGACATCAAAAGTGAGCATCTGGGAATACCAGATGCAGAATATGAAGCCGTTGTTAAGATGCCTTCACAAGAGTTCTTGCGAATTTGTAAGGATCTCAGCAATATTGGGGACACGG TTGTTATATCAGTAACAAAGGAAGGTGTGAAGTTCTCAACCAGGGGTGATATTGGTAATGCAAACATTGTCTGCAGGCAGAACACCACTGTGGACAAG CCTGAAGATTCCACAACTATTCAGATGAAAGAACCTGTTTCTTTGATGTTTGCTCTGCGATACATGAATTCCTTCACAAAGGCGACATCATTATCAAGCTCCGTAACTATCAGCATGTCCTCTGATTTGCCTATAGTTGTTGAATACAAGATTGCAGACATGGGCTACCTCCGGTTCTACCTTGCTCCCAAGATCGAAGATGATGAGGATCAAGCTTAA